A genome region from Euphorbia lathyris chromosome 4, ddEupLath1.1, whole genome shotgun sequence includes the following:
- the LOC136225936 gene encoding delta-1-pyrroline-5-carboxylate synthase-like, producing MNGNLDRSRSFIKDVKRLVIKVGTAVVTRSDLRLALGRLGALCEQIKDLNTEGYEVILVSSGAVGLGRQRLKYRKLVNSSFADLQKPQNEIDGKACAAVGQNSLMALYDSLFSQLDVTSAQLLVTDNDFRDKDFRKQLNETVQSLLDLRVIPIFNENDSISTRKAPYEDDSGIFWDNDSLSALLALELHADLLILLSDVEGLYSGPPSDPRSKLIHTYVKEIHHGEITFGDKSRLGRGGMTAKVKAAVNAAYAGIPVVITSGYAPENILKVLHGDRIGTLFHKEAHLWAPFKEVSARDMAVAARDSSRQLQALSPLDRSKILLDIANALESNEKLINIENEADVAAAQKSGLEKSMISRLALKPGKVRSLANSIRVLANMEDPIGLVSKRTELADGLVLEKTSSPLGVLLIIFESRPEALVQIASLAIRSGNGLLLKGGKEARRSNEILHKVITAAIPETVGGRLIGLVTSRDEIPDLLQLDDVIDLVIPRGSNKLVSQIKSSTKIPVLGHSDGICHVYVDKSANMEMARRIVLDAKIDYPAACNAMETLLVHKDLVQTGGLNELAVDLRTEGVTLYGGPRASKELKIPQTDSFHLEYNTMACTIEIVDDVHAAVEHIHEHGSAHTDCIIAEDHGVAEVFLSKVDSAAVFHNASTRFSDGARFGLGAEVGISTSRIHARGPVGVEGLLTTRWILRGSGQVVNGDKGIKYTHRDITHCQMNGFASSHKKEDN from the exons ATGAATGGTAACTTGGATCGCTCTCGCTCCTTTATCAAGGATGTTAAGCGTCTCGTTATCAAG GTTGGGACAGCTGTTGTGACTAGAAGTGATTTGAGATTGGCGCTTGGAAGGCTGGGAGCTCTTTGTGAGCAG ATAAAAGACTTGAACACTGAAGGATACGAAGTTATCTTGGTGTCATCTGGTGCTGTTGGTCTCGGTCGCCAGAGGCTCAAATACCGGAAATTAGTTAATAGCag CTTTGCTGATCTCCAAAAACCACAAAATGAAATTGATGGAAAGGCCTGTGCAGCTGTTGGACAAAATAGTCTCATGGCTCTCTATGATTCATTATTCAGTCAG CTGGATGTGACATCAGCACAGTTACTTGTGACTGACAACGATTTTAGGGATAAAGATTTTAGAAAGCAACTTAATGAGACTGTGCAATCACTCTTAGATCTGAGGGTTATTCCTATATTTAATGAAAATGATTCTATCAGTACCAGAAAGGCTCCATATGAG GATGATTCTGGTATTTTTTGGGATAATGACAGTTTGTCAGCCTTGCTAGCTCTGGAGCTTCATGCTGATCTTCTTATCCTGTTGAGTGATGTAGAGGGTCTTTATAGTGGTCCTCCGAGTGACCCTCGCTCAAAGTTGATTCACACATACGTTAAGGAAATACATCATGGTGAAATTACTTTCGGAGACAAGTCTAGGTTAGGAAGAGGAGGAATGACAGCCAAAGTAAAAGCTGCAGTCAATGCGGCTTATGCTGGTATACCTGTTGTTATAACAAG TGGGTATGCTCCTGAGAACATACTTAAAGTCCTCCATGGAGATCGTATTGGAACCCTGTTTCATAAAGAAGCACATTTATGGGCTCCTTTTAAAGAAGTTAGTGCGCGTGATATGGCAGTTGCAGCAAGAGACAGTTCCAGACAGCTCCAG GCATTATCTCCACTTGATAGGAGTAAAATTTTGTTGGACATTGCTAATGCCTTGGAATCTAATGAAAAGCTGATCAACATTGAAAATGAAGCTGATGTTGCTGCTGCACAGAAATCTGGCTTGGAAAAATCCATGATATCACGGCTAGCTCTGAAGCCTGGAAAG GTCAGAAGTCTTGCAAACTCCATTCGTGTGCTTGCTAACATGGAAGATCCTATAGGTCTTGTTTCGAAAAGAACTGAG CTTGCAGATGGACTTGTCTTGGAGAAAACATCTTCTCCTTTAGGTGTTCTTCTGATTATTTTTGAGTCTCGACCAGAGGCACTGGTACAG ATTGCCTCTTTGGCAATTCGCAGTGGGAATGGGCTCCTCCTGAAAGGAGGAAAAGAGGCGAGGCGATCAAATGAAATTTTGCATAAG GTTATTACGGCAGCCATCCCAGAAACAGTTGGTGGAAGACTTATTGGACTAGTGACTTCAAGAGATGAAATTCCTGATCTTCTTCAG CTTGATGATGTTATTGATCTTGTGATCCCTAGAGGAAGCAACAAACTTGTTTCACAAATTAAGTCGTCAACGAAAATTCCTGTTCTTGGTCATTCTG ATGGAATATGTCATGTATATGTTGACAAGTCTGCTAATATGGAAATGGCAAGGCGCATTGTCTTGGATGCAAAGATAGATTATCCGGCAGCATGCAATGCTATG GAGACACTTCTTGTGCACAAGGATTTGGTGCAGACTGGCGGACTCAATGAACTTGCAGTTGACCTCCGTACTGAAG GTGTTACTTTGTATGGTGGACCAAGGGCTAGCAAGGAACTGAAAATTCCACAAACGGATTCATTTCACCTGGAGTACAATACTATGGCTTGTACCATCGAAATTGTTGATGACGTGCATGCTGCAGTTGAGCATATACACGAACATGGAAG TGCCCATACTGATTGTATCATAGCAGAAGATCATGGAGTTGCAGAAGTTTTTCTAAGTAAGGTTGACAG TGCTGCTGTTTTCCATAACGCAAGCACAAGATTCTCTGATGGCGCACGCTTTGGTTTAGGTGCAGAG GTTGGAATAAGTACGAGCAGAATCCATGCCCGTGGTCCCGTTGGAGTTGAAGGATTGTTGACAACAAGATG GATTCTAAGAGGCAGCGGACAGGTGGTGAACGGTGATAAAGGGATCAAATATACTCACAGGGACATAACTCATTGTCAAATGAATGGGTTTGCATCATCACACAAGAAAGAAGACAATTGA
- the LOC136226387 gene encoding uncharacterized protein At2g39795, mitochondrial-like, which produces MALAAFIRKSTCNLVPLSSRFVRGSSRNHLSAFFSAVNHHANGFSPKPAVFPSFQYSTAVDANKPSSAELLLRVIDSEIKVAEETDDHDRDEDIPEGFPFKIEDTPGQQTVTLSREYEGELVKVEVHMTDLVTGEDNAADDDDDSDDVVKPMRSTVPIIVSVSKKSGFSLEFHCIAFPDVIEIDNLSAKNPEISEDKVAYEGPHFHGLDEKLKQSFHKYLEMRGIKPSTINFLHEYMINKDSREYLGWLNNIKKFIQA; this is translated from the exons atggctTTGGCTGCATTTATCCGCAAATCAACTTGCAATTTAGTTCCATTATCGAGTCGGTTCGTTCGAGGAAGCAGCAGAAATCACCTCTCTGCTTTCTTCTCCGCTGTGAACCATCATGCCAATGGTTTTAGCCCAAAGCCCGCTGTGTTTCCATCTTTTCAATATTCTACGGCTGTTGATGCTAATAAGCCAAGTTCGGCTGAGTTGCTTCTCCGAGTCATCGATTCGGAAATTAAGGTGGCCGAGGAAACGGATGATCATGATCGG GATGAAGATATCCCAGAAGGATTCCCTTTCAAGATTGAAGATACTCCAggacaacaaaccgtaacattGAGTAGAGAATATGAAGGTGAACTTGTGAAGGTTGAAGTTCACATGACTGATCTTGTTACAGGAGAAGATAATGCAGCTGATGATGATGACGACTCGGATGATGTAGTGAAGCCAATGCGATCTACCGTCCCAATAATTGTATCAGTCTCTAAAAAAAGTGGATTTTCTCTAGAATTCCACTGCATTGCTTTCCCTGATGTGATTGAAATAGACAATTTGTCTGCCAAAAACCCGGAAATTTCAGAAGATAAAGTTGCTTACGAGGGACCTCATTTTCA TGGTTTGGATGAGAAATTAAAGCAAAGTTTCCACAAGTACCTGGAGATGAGGGGTATAAAACCCAGTACGATCAATTTCCTACACGAATACATGATCAACAAAGACAGTCGTGAATACTTGGGGTGGTTGAACAACATCAAGAAATTTATCCAAGCTTAA